A genomic segment from Gammaproteobacteria bacterium encodes:
- a CDS encoding helix-turn-helix transcriptional regulator → MEFHILLSLAGGERHGYGILQDARERGEEAAMPDVGTLYRALARMVELGWIEAAGRRSAPDAGEERRNYYRITKAGLQVAKAEARRLEALTRAARLGGLLEGVAK, encoded by the coding sequence GTGGAGTTTCACATCCTCCTGAGCCTGGCCGGCGGAGAGCGCCACGGCTACGGCATCCTGCAGGACGCGCGGGAACGTGGCGAGGAGGCGGCGATGCCCGATGTGGGAACCCTCTATCGCGCGCTGGCGCGGATGGTCGAACTGGGATGGATCGAAGCGGCGGGCCGGCGGTCGGCGCCCGACGCGGGTGAGGAGCGCCGCAACTACTATCGCATCACGAAGGCGGGGCTCCAAGTTGCCAAAGCGGAAGCGCGGCGGCTGGAGGCCCTGACGCGGGCGGCACGGCTCGGCGGCCTGCTCGAGGGGGTGGCGAAGTGA
- a CDS encoding ADOP family duplicated permease — translation MRRDRLLHVSDAWFRLLLRLYPPDFRDEMGEALVETYRDRASEALDHGSAAASRLRLAGVWLAALWDSLRNGPGERLHPAVSWRRGGDWGRDLERVGRRFRRSPVFVAATLGTLTVGLGAFAVVYTAVDKVLIEPLPYSNPDDLYFVWRDDTAYSDGDRNGLSGPDIVELQQAGGVIEDAAALRVELRTLSASGETNPPDLTTMLVSPNLFDLLGVAPALGRGFAPEEAGPDRPPVIVLNDALWRRLGGDPAIIGAEVELSEERYTVVGVMPPDFRLAGQAWWAASPRRADLYVPFDFDLADEDPGDGDFTGLIRARRGSSPEAVAAAVDGVGRLLDERHNQSRGRRYYPTGLQADLVAPIRPALIALGFAGVFLLLVLAVNLASLLLARAADREREFAVSRALGANGLAVVRAIVLEGGLLGLFGGLLGAAAGIWGTRLIVAVAPLDLPRREEIVLDWGTGAVVVAVGVLLGLSAAAAPAAWASRASLTSLLGRSAVRGGGRSSRLRGGLIVAQVALSLVLLSAGGLVVRNFERLLAVDPGFRSEGVLTFHLTMAPRLFTEPADAFAFQDRVEASLRALPGVTGVSATSALPLGSSASLAEISIPGAPGNTGDAERDSTLVNTILIRAGYVEAMGMRLLDGRTFGETRRDDVREALIDRRLAERFFPTGSPLGATIPFGRAGGSLTVVGVVEQARLDDIHQDGRPQLFIRSEDWGPFGQPYFVVVRTEREPQSLIPEVRAAIGRIDSRVPLSQMRTMDEIVADARSRERLSAVLIAGFALGALLLVAMGLFGVVSRSVTRRRGELAVRCALGATPGRVLRLVLGEGARLIVLGLVIGIPGIYLSGRAIRGILVEVSPYDGPTLVAVGIGLVAVALLVCYLAARRVTAIEPSALLREEG, via the coding sequence GTGAGACGCGATCGTTTGCTGCATGTCTCCGACGCCTGGTTCCGCCTGCTGCTCCGGCTCTACCCGCCCGACTTCCGCGACGAGATGGGTGAGGCGCTGGTGGAGACCTACCGGGACCGGGCAAGCGAAGCGTTGGATCACGGCAGTGCTGCCGCCAGTCGGCTCCGGCTGGCCGGTGTGTGGCTCGCGGCGCTCTGGGATTCGCTGCGGAACGGCCCGGGCGAACGATTGCATCCGGCCGTGTCCTGGAGACGCGGCGGCGACTGGGGCCGGGACCTGGAGCGCGTGGGCCGCCGATTCCGTCGTTCGCCGGTCTTCGTCGCGGCGACGCTGGGAACTCTGACGGTCGGGCTGGGAGCGTTCGCGGTGGTGTACACCGCCGTCGATAAGGTTCTGATCGAGCCCTTGCCCTACAGCAATCCGGATGACCTGTACTTCGTCTGGCGCGATGACACGGCGTATTCCGACGGGGACCGGAACGGGCTCAGTGGACCCGACATCGTCGAACTGCAGCAGGCCGGTGGCGTCATTGAAGACGCGGCCGCCCTGCGGGTCGAGCTGCGAACGCTTTCCGCCAGTGGCGAGACGAACCCGCCCGACCTGACGACGATGCTCGTTTCGCCGAACCTGTTCGACCTGCTGGGCGTAGCCCCGGCTCTCGGTCGTGGTTTTGCGCCCGAGGAAGCCGGCCCCGACCGTCCACCGGTGATCGTGTTGAATGATGCCCTGTGGAGACGACTGGGCGGCGACCCCGCGATCATCGGCGCGGAAGTCGAATTGAGTGAAGAGCGCTATACCGTCGTCGGCGTCATGCCGCCCGACTTCCGGTTGGCCGGGCAGGCGTGGTGGGCCGCGTCGCCCCGTAGAGCGGACCTGTATGTTCCGTTCGACTTCGATCTCGCGGACGAGGATCCGGGCGACGGAGACTTCACTGGATTGATACGCGCCCGCCGGGGCAGCTCGCCCGAGGCGGTGGCCGCGGCCGTGGACGGCGTCGGCCGTCTCCTCGACGAACGCCACAATCAAAGCCGCGGTCGCCGCTATTATCCGACCGGACTCCAGGCGGACCTGGTCGCCCCCATCCGGCCAGCCCTGATCGCCTTGGGCTTCGCCGGCGTGTTCCTGCTGCTCGTGCTGGCGGTGAATCTCGCGTCGCTACTGCTGGCGCGTGCGGCCGATCGCGAGCGGGAATTTGCCGTGTCCCGCGCGCTCGGTGCGAACGGCCTCGCCGTCGTGCGTGCGATCGTGCTCGAGGGCGGCCTGCTGGGTCTCTTTGGCGGCCTGCTGGGCGCGGCGGCGGGAATCTGGGGCACACGCCTGATCGTCGCCGTGGCGCCGCTCGACCTGCCGCGCCGCGAGGAGATCGTCCTGGACTGGGGCACCGGCGCCGTTGTCGTTGCCGTGGGCGTGCTCCTGGGCCTCTCGGCGGCCGCTGCGCCTGCGGCGTGGGCATCGCGGGCGTCTCTGACGTCGTTGCTGGGGAGAAGCGCGGTGCGTGGGGGCGGCCGTTCGTCCCGCTTGCGCGGCGGCCTGATCGTGGCGCAGGTCGCATTGTCTCTGGTGCTGCTCAGTGCCGGGGGCCTCGTGGTGCGCAACTTCGAACGGCTGCTCGCCGTGGACCCCGGCTTTCGATCCGAAGGCGTCCTCACTTTCCACCTGACCATGGCGCCCCGGCTCTTTACTGAACCTGCCGATGCGTTCGCCTTCCAGGATCGGGTCGAGGCCTCGCTTCGTGCTCTGCCGGGCGTCACGGGCGTCAGCGCTACGTCCGCGCTACCGCTCGGAAGCTCGGCATCGTTGGCCGAAATCTCGATTCCCGGCGCGCCGGGAAATACCGGCGATGCCGAACGGGATTCAACGCTGGTCAATACGATACTCATACGCGCGGGGTACGTCGAAGCCATGGGGATGCGGCTTCTGGACGGCCGAACGTTCGGCGAGACGCGTCGAGACGATGTGCGCGAAGCACTCATCGATCGCCGTCTGGCCGAACGGTTTTTTCCGACGGGCAGCCCGCTCGGTGCGACGATCCCGTTCGGACGAGCCGGTGGATCACTGACGGTCGTCGGCGTCGTGGAGCAGGCCCGGCTGGACGATATCCATCAGGACGGCCGACCGCAGCTCTTCATCCGGTCCGAAGACTGGGGGCCATTTGGTCAACCGTATTTCGTCGTGGTCCGTACAGAGAGAGAACCGCAGTCACTGATCCCGGAAGTGAGAGCTGCGATCGGACGGATCGACTCGCGAGTCCCGTTGTCACAGATGCGGACGATGGACGAGATCGTCGCCGACGCGCGCAGCCGGGAGCGCCTCAGCGCCGTCTTGATCGCCGGGTTTGCACTCGGCGCCCTGCTTCTGGTCGCGATGGGTCTGTTCGGCGTGGTGTCGCGGTCCGTGACCCGGCGCCGCGGCGAGCTCGCCGTCCGATGCGCGCTCGGCGCCACCCCCGGCCGTGTCTTGCGGCTCGTGTTGGGCGAAGGTGCGCGGCTGATCGTCCTCGGTCTCGTGATCGGCATTCCCGGAATCTACCTGTCCGGCCGGGCGATCCGGGGCATTCTCGTCGAGGTGTCGCCGTACGACGGGCCCACGCTCGTTGCCGTCGGGATCGGTCTGGTTGCCGTAGCGCTTCTCGTCTGCTACCTGGCGGCGCGACGTGTGACGGCGATCGAGCCCTCGGCGCTGCTTAGGGAGGAAGGCTGA
- a CDS encoding universal stress protein, with product MYHSILVPIDGSAQSRKALEVAVDLIDSDRGLLYALNVQEPPLAEDTLGRATGAPARNADRVVQSSGQVVLDSVRAEAGLDAERVQTLVRAGRPASVIVSEAERLGVDAIVIGSRGTSDIGSLIMGSVSHRVLHSAPCSVIVVADRTP from the coding sequence ATGTACCACTCGATACTCGTGCCGATCGACGGCTCCGCACAGTCCCGCAAAGCGCTCGAGGTGGCCGTCGATCTGATCGACTCCGATCGCGGCTTGCTTTATGCGCTCAACGTCCAGGAGCCGCCGCTCGCCGAAGACACCCTCGGACGGGCGACCGGGGCGCCGGCCCGCAATGCCGATCGAGTCGTGCAATCGTCGGGGCAGGTGGTGCTCGATTCCGTCCGCGCCGAGGCAGGGCTCGACGCTGAACGCGTGCAAACGCTCGTGCGCGCGGGGCGGCCCGCCTCGGTCATCGTCTCGGAAGCAGAGCGTTTGGGCGTCGACGCGATCGTCATCGGCAGCCGTGGCACGAGCGACATCGGCAGTCTGATCATGGGCAGCGTGTCCCATCGCGTGCTGCACTCGGCGCCGTGCAGCGTGATCGTCGTAGCGGACAGGACGCCGTAG
- a CDS encoding TonB-dependent receptor, with amino-acid sequence MKVFDRRACAAAVSLALTGIVSAQEPTVDEVTVTGSRIRATGFSTPTPVTAVTSAELDFMAPGNLIESVTQLPIFFNNTTQDNPGNFFSSPGSGSLNIRGLNTNRTLTLLNGRRMTPSNRIGAVDINSFPEVLVERVEVITGGASAAYGTDAVAGVANFILDTDFDGVTTHAQAGNSSANSRGTWEVGVAVGTPIGEHGHIIASAEAYAQDGVHGYDRQSWYEAWGQVRDTSTPDSRLDLVVPNVVSTQGSQNGIISAPGSALDNWEFRPDGTAGPFVFGSPAGGGAHSITNGGSGTPNGTEYATLSPKADRNNLFLYYDHDIGERTNVYVQLTHGQNTSESHNLGGVFTGASNGLTIYSGNAFLPENVQAIMDAEDLESFSFQRFGSLEDVAAGAAQETRNTNNALTLGFSKDLTADGMLDGWQLRGYVQVGRAEHRGFHKHGIRIDRLPAAIDAVVDPDTGEIVCYAALQDPENWSDCVPLNLFGAGNASQEAIDYVTGLDAGTVVTNAPVYFSDSGYAKGRTISYVSGEDKITQTDYDQDIIEFSLDGQLAEGWAGPISAGFGVHYREESILQLAIDHTNPSGDFASRPAKFDPAIVRGVGTGMSERTTAIQFASVPNLDGGYDVREAFAEFLIPLVAERTAFESLAASLAWRWADYKGSGSIVAWKGGLDWQVNDVLRVRTTVSRDVRAATLAERLDRTGGIANIEDRAFGPGARFDTSLASGGNPNLKPEEADTRTVGLVIEPTALPGFQASVDWYEIDISGAVGQLGIQALVDECFDFPGSDTCNLVHRDPNTNVIVLVENVFVNINAARASGIDLELAYRANIGPGTLGWRFLGSRLNENSITNFGAAKVDFAGDVGTQEFPELKYTTNFTWNQGPFSAFIQARYIGSGVFDARDIEGVTISDNSVESVLYTDARVSFGRERPNGSRWEIFGSVTNLFDEDPPIVPNFSSFTGQASQVNPSIHDILGRRYTIGFRYDL; translated from the coding sequence ATGAAAGTCTTCGATCGACGCGCTTGTGCCGCCGCTGTTTCGCTGGCACTCACCGGTATCGTCAGCGCGCAAGAGCCCACTGTCGACGAGGTGACCGTCACGGGCTCGCGTATCCGTGCCACCGGCTTCTCCACGCCGACACCGGTCACGGCAGTGACCTCGGCCGAGCTCGACTTCATGGCCCCGGGAAACCTCATCGAGTCGGTCACGCAGTTGCCGATCTTCTTCAACAACACGACTCAGGACAATCCGGGCAACTTTTTCAGCAGCCCGGGCTCCGGCAGCCTCAACATCCGCGGGCTCAATACCAACCGCACGTTGACTCTGCTGAACGGCCGGCGCATGACGCCGTCGAATCGCATCGGCGCCGTCGACATCAATTCGTTCCCGGAAGTGCTGGTCGAGCGCGTCGAGGTCATCACGGGCGGCGCGTCCGCCGCTTACGGCACCGACGCGGTCGCCGGCGTCGCGAACTTCATTCTCGACACGGATTTCGACGGCGTGACGACGCACGCACAGGCGGGCAACAGCTCCGCGAACAGCCGCGGCACGTGGGAAGTGGGCGTCGCCGTCGGCACGCCGATCGGCGAGCACGGCCACATCATCGCGTCAGCCGAGGCGTATGCGCAGGACGGCGTACACGGCTACGACCGCCAGAGCTGGTACGAAGCTTGGGGCCAGGTGCGCGACACGTCGACGCCCGACTCGCGGTTGGATCTCGTCGTCCCGAACGTCGTCTCGACGCAAGGCTCGCAGAACGGCATCATCAGCGCGCCGGGATCGGCGCTCGACAACTGGGAGTTTCGCCCGGACGGGACGGCCGGGCCGTTCGTCTTCGGCAGCCCGGCCGGCGGGGGCGCACATTCGATCACGAACGGCGGCAGCGGAACGCCGAACGGCACCGAATACGCGACGCTTTCCCCGAAAGCCGATCGAAACAACCTTTTCCTCTACTACGACCACGACATCGGCGAGCGCACGAACGTCTACGTGCAGCTGACCCACGGCCAGAACACGAGCGAGAGCCACAACCTCGGCGGCGTATTCACCGGCGCCTCGAACGGCTTGACGATCTACAGCGGCAACGCGTTCCTGCCCGAGAACGTGCAGGCGATCATGGATGCCGAGGACCTCGAGTCGTTTTCCTTTCAGCGATTCGGAAGCCTGGAAGATGTCGCGGCAGGCGCGGCGCAAGAAACCCGAAACACGAACAATGCGCTCACGCTGGGCTTCTCGAAGGACCTCACGGCCGACGGCATGCTGGACGGCTGGCAACTGCGCGGCTACGTGCAGGTCGGCAGAGCCGAGCACCGCGGCTTTCACAAGCACGGCATCCGGATCGACCGCCTCCCGGCGGCGATCGACGCGGTCGTGGATCCGGACACGGGCGAGATCGTCTGCTACGCGGCCCTGCAGGACCCGGAGAACTGGAGCGACTGCGTGCCCCTGAATCTGTTCGGCGCCGGCAACGCGTCGCAGGAAGCCATCGACTACGTGACCGGCTTGGACGCGGGAACGGTGGTCACGAACGCGCCGGTGTATTTCTCGGACTCCGGCTATGCGAAGGGCAGAACGATCAGCTACGTCTCGGGCGAGGACAAGATCACGCAGACCGATTACGACCAGGACATCATCGAATTCTCGCTCGACGGTCAGCTCGCCGAAGGGTGGGCCGGGCCGATCTCGGCCGGCTTCGGCGTGCATTACCGTGAAGAGAGCATTTTGCAGCTGGCGATAGATCACACGAATCCGAGCGGCGATTTCGCATCGCGGCCGGCGAAGTTCGACCCGGCCATCGTGCGCGGCGTGGGTACGGGCATGAGCGAGCGCACGACGGCCATCCAGTTCGCGTCCGTGCCGAATCTCGACGGCGGCTACGACGTGCGAGAGGCGTTTGCCGAGTTCCTGATCCCGCTCGTCGCCGAGCGCACGGCCTTCGAGAGCCTCGCTGCATCGCTCGCCTGGCGCTGGGCCGACTACAAGGGCAGCGGCTCGATCGTCGCTTGGAAGGGCGGCCTCGATTGGCAAGTCAACGACGTCTTGCGCGTGCGCACGACCGTCTCGCGCGACGTGCGGGCGGCGACGCTCGCGGAGCGGTTGGACCGCACGGGCGGCATCGCCAACATCGAGGACAGGGCCTTCGGCCCCGGCGCACGCTTCGACACGAGCCTCGCCTCGGGCGGCAATCCGAACTTGAAGCCCGAGGAGGCGGACACGCGCACCGTGGGGCTCGTGATCGAGCCGACCGCCTTGCCCGGATTTCAGGCGTCCGTCGACTGGTACGAGATCGACATCAGCGGCGCGGTCGGTCAGCTCGGCATTCAGGCGCTCGTGGACGAGTGCTTCGATTTTCCGGGCAGCGACACGTGCAATTTGGTGCATCGCGACCCGAACACGAACGTGATCGTCCTCGTCGAGAACGTGTTCGTGAACATCAACGCGGCCCGGGCGAGCGGCATCGATCTCGAGCTCGCCTATCGAGCCAACATCGGTCCGGGGACGCTGGGATGGCGTTTCCTCGGCTCGCGGCTCAACGAGAACTCGATCACCAACTTCGGCGCGGCAAAGGTCGACTTCGCGGGGGACGTCGGCACGCAGGAGTTCCCGGAGCTCAAGTACACGACGAACTTCACGTGGAACCAGGGGCCGTTCTCGGCCTTCATACAGGCGCGCTACATCGGCTCCGGCGTCTTCGATGCGCGCGACATCGAGGGCGTGACCATCAGCGACAACAGCGTAGAGTCCGTCCTTTACACGGACGCCCGCGTGTCGTTCGGCAGGGAGCGGCCCAACGGCAGCCGCTGGGAGATCTTCGGCAGCGTCACGAACCTGTTCGACGAGGATCCGCCGATCGTGCCCAATTTCAGCAGCTTCACGGGCCAAGCGAGCCAGGTGAACCCGAGCATCCACGACATCCTCGGCAGGCGGTACACGATCGGGTTCCGGTACGATTTGTAA
- a CDS encoding TonB-dependent receptor — MLVTGSRIQRTGMVTPTPVTAVTSTELQNMAPGQMINALSQLPQFSGNLTPQTTRWWIEGVGGALNLRGAGLNRTLVLLDGRRVAPTNRQGVANTSDLPEPFIQRVETVTGGASAAYGTDAVAGVVNFLLDTNFDGLEARVKTGRTTFSDGESRGATLAFGTDIGERLHFQVAGDYYHQDGIGGLEALKRRGFFKQWARVTNPDPNGPSLIIRPFVRPTNFSYTGIINAPGSALNKMEFVNTDQGVSVRPLEFSGVGDLDGGCNCQAEPSQTYGVDQDDWLLDENQRENLFTYLDYDLSDKISVYFQAMASDSYTRAPWVGITLSGPWQATIFSGNPFLPSEVQAIMDQEGLESFGFGLFGRNNSNTPLGTYTVKTTQASRSGTFGFDAELGDNWGARGYVQYGKNDEENILHNPTRVDTLFLGLDAVRNPATGAIECRAAQVNPETFGDCVPINLFGGVQNLSPEAAEYILNPRPMSILNFIDQTVAELVLDGTIAQGWGAGPISMAAGASYREDSMRSWVPDLRDEFVYLNGENTHLRGLVPEDQPNGMPGVRPGSVPPGYLGNNSLSVNLFTASIQNETASAEGTSHVSELFSELDIPLLSGRPLAQQLGLNVAARWADYSASGGIWAWKYGLNWQVTDALRIRGTRSRDVRAPTLHELFEQTGGGASVEDPELGGIRYSTQVRVGGNPSLRPEEADTFTLGAVFQPPSVPGLGISVDWYDIDVHGAIAEPSAQDLVDLCFQGARDLCELITRDPDTQRIVSIAQLYTNLDDNRVKGVDVEMTYRRDVDWFGAAGTLSTRFLGSWLDENSIKSPGAPRDDRAGEVGGMALPKRKFTAHLGYGVGPVDVFLQGRWIDGGVLNRFYVEGVDIDDNSVPSIFYTDLHFSYSGSFAGGGNWQAFAQISNLFNREPVPTPGGVGRTGTNEFNQSLYDTLGRFFDVGVNLSF; from the coding sequence GTGCTCGTTACGGGTTCGCGAATCCAGCGCACGGGTATGGTCACGCCGACGCCCGTGACGGCGGTCACGAGCACGGAGCTGCAAAACATGGCGCCGGGGCAAATGATCAATGCCCTGAGCCAGTTGCCGCAATTCTCCGGTAACCTGACGCCGCAGACGACAAGATGGTGGATAGAAGGGGTCGGCGGCGCGCTCAATCTCAGAGGCGCCGGTCTCAATCGTACCCTCGTGCTTCTCGACGGCCGCCGCGTGGCGCCGACGAATCGTCAGGGCGTCGCCAATACGAGCGACCTCCCGGAGCCGTTCATCCAGCGCGTGGAGACGGTGACCGGAGGTGCGTCGGCGGCGTATGGAACGGACGCCGTGGCCGGCGTGGTCAACTTCCTGCTCGACACGAATTTCGACGGGCTCGAGGCCCGCGTGAAAACGGGCCGCACGACGTTTTCGGACGGAGAGAGCCGCGGGGCGACGCTCGCGTTCGGCACCGATATCGGAGAGCGCCTGCACTTCCAGGTCGCCGGCGATTATTACCACCAAGACGGCATAGGCGGCCTGGAGGCTCTGAAGCGACGCGGCTTCTTCAAGCAATGGGCGCGCGTCACGAACCCGGACCCTAACGGACCCTCGCTGATCATCAGGCCGTTCGTGCGCCCCACGAATTTCTCCTACACGGGCATCATCAACGCTCCGGGCTCGGCGTTGAACAAGATGGAGTTCGTCAACACGGATCAAGGCGTTTCCGTCCGGCCGCTCGAGTTCAGCGGCGTCGGTGATCTCGACGGAGGCTGCAATTGTCAGGCGGAGCCGAGTCAGACCTATGGCGTCGACCAGGACGATTGGCTTCTCGACGAGAACCAACGAGAGAACCTGTTTACCTATCTCGATTACGACTTGTCCGACAAGATCAGCGTCTATTTCCAGGCGATGGCGTCGGACAGCTACACACGGGCCCCGTGGGTCGGCATCACGCTCTCCGGGCCGTGGCAGGCCACGATCTTCTCCGGCAATCCATTCTTGCCGAGCGAGGTCCAGGCCATCATGGACCAGGAAGGGCTGGAGTCCTTCGGCTTCGGGTTGTTCGGCCGGAACAACTCGAACACACCGCTCGGTACCTACACCGTGAAGACGACCCAGGCATCCCGATCGGGAACCTTCGGGTTCGATGCGGAGCTTGGAGACAACTGGGGAGCGCGGGGGTACGTCCAGTACGGGAAGAACGACGAGGAAAACATCCTCCATAACCCCACCCGCGTGGACACGCTGTTCTTGGGCTTGGACGCCGTCAGGAATCCCGCCACGGGAGCCATCGAGTGCCGCGCGGCACAGGTGAATCCCGAGACGTTCGGGGATTGCGTGCCGATCAATCTTTTCGGCGGCGTGCAAAACCTCTCGCCGGAAGCCGCCGAGTACATTCTGAATCCGAGGCCGATGTCGATCCTCAACTTCATCGATCAGACGGTTGCGGAGCTCGTTCTGGATGGGACTATCGCGCAAGGCTGGGGAGCGGGCCCGATATCGATGGCCGCCGGCGCGTCATACCGCGAAGACAGCATGAGGTCCTGGGTGCCGGACCTCAGAGACGAGTTCGTATACCTCAATGGTGAAAACACGCACTTGCGCGGCCTCGTCCCCGAAGATCAGCCCAACGGCATGCCGGGCGTGCGGCCGGGAAGCGTGCCGCCCGGGTATTTGGGCAACAACAGCCTGAGCGTGAATCTGTTTACCGCGTCGATACAAAACGAAACTGCCTCGGCGGAAGGCACCTCACACGTCTCGGAGCTGTTCAGTGAGCTCGACATTCCGCTCTTGTCGGGCCGGCCGCTGGCGCAACAGCTCGGCTTGAACGTCGCCGCGCGCTGGGCGGATTACAGTGCGAGCGGCGGTATCTGGGCCTGGAAGTATGGGCTCAACTGGCAAGTGACCGACGCGTTGCGGATTCGAGGTACGCGATCGCGCGACGTTCGGGCGCCGACTCTTCACGAGCTTTTCGAGCAAACGGGAGGGGGAGCTTCGGTGGAAGATCCCGAGCTCGGCGGCATCCGCTACTCCACGCAGGTGCGTGTCGGCGGTAATCCGAGCTTGAGACCGGAAGAGGCCGATACGTTTACGCTGGGTGCGGTGTTTCAACCGCCCTCCGTGCCGGGGCTCGGGATCTCCGTCGACTGGTACGACATCGACGTGCACGGCGCCATTGCCGAGCCGTCGGCTCAGGATCTCGTCGACTTGTGCTTCCAAGGGGCGAGGGATCTCTGCGAGCTCATCACGCGAGACCCGGACACTCAGCGCATCGTCAGCATTGCGCAGCTCTACACCAATCTGGATGACAACCGAGTCAAAGGCGTCGACGTCGAGATGACGTATCGGAGGGATGTCGATTGGTTCGGAGCGGCCGGAACCTTGTCGACACGCTTCCTGGGCAGCTGGCTCGACGAGAATTCCATCAAGAGCCCCGGCGCGCCGCGAGACGATCGAGCGGGAGAAGTCGGCGGCATGGCCTTGCCGAAAAGGAAGTTCACGGCACATCTCGGCTATGGTGTCGGCCCGGTCGACGTATTCTTGCAGGGGCGCTGGATCGATGGAGGCGTGTTGAATCGCTTCTACGTGGAAGGTGTCGACATCGACGACAACAGCGTTCCTTCCATTTTCTACACCGATCTTCATTTTTCTTATTCGGGATCCTTTGCGGGCGGCGGAAATTGGCAAGCGTTTGCGCAAATAAGCAACCTGTTCAACAGGGAGCCCGTGCCGACGCCTGGCGGCGTCGGGCGTACGGGGACGAACGAATTCAATCAAAGTCTGTACGACACGCTGGGCCGGTTCTTCGATGTCGGAGTGAACCTTTCATTTTGA
- a CDS encoding PQQ-dependent sugar dehydrogenase: MKTLSCAAFLSMLAWSSAHAQINAGEQKPEPSLPFTMTQVATFNLPWRIAFLPDGRMLVTEKVGPLWLVTQEGEKTPVTNVPAVLYQGQGGMLGVFTSPHYATDHSIYLTYAEPGDGGSSLALARARLSLTDDAASLEGLQVLWRQMPKGRGGQFGGQIAFSPDGESLFLTVGERQRMTPAQDPDQALGKILHLTLDGKPAPGNPGEGKTGAASVTLIEPPRDTEAAKTAPVVSTYTFPSPNLAPAEIWTSGHRTPYGLAFAPDGRLWEVEHGPRGGDELNLIKPGKNYGWPLVSYGRNYNGVPIPSPDSRPDLAKPVIYWAPVIAPGNLAFYTGNLFPEWRGSALIGGLGSQTLNRVTFDGKGGAAPAERWDVGHRIRDVAVAPDGAVWLLEDANPGGMYRVTPK, encoded by the coding sequence ATGAAGACTCTTTCGTGCGCGGCCTTTCTTTCGATGCTCGCCTGGTCTTCGGCGCACGCGCAGATCAATGCCGGCGAGCAGAAGCCCGAGCCGAGCCTGCCGTTTACGATGACACAGGTCGCGACGTTCAATCTGCCGTGGCGCATCGCGTTCCTGCCCGATGGACGGATGCTCGTTACCGAGAAGGTGGGCCCGCTCTGGCTCGTCACCCAGGAGGGCGAGAAGACGCCGGTGACGAACGTGCCGGCCGTCCTCTATCAGGGACAGGGCGGCATGCTCGGCGTCTTCACATCGCCGCACTATGCGACCGATCACTCCATCTACTTGACCTACGCGGAGCCCGGAGACGGCGGCTCGAGCCTCGCGCTCGCGCGCGCCCGGCTCTCGCTGACCGATGACGCCGCGAGCCTCGAAGGGTTGCAGGTGCTTTGGCGCCAAATGCCGAAAGGCAGGGGCGGTCAATTCGGCGGTCAGATCGCGTTTTCGCCCGACGGCGAAAGTCTGTTTTTGACGGTCGGCGAGCGCCAGCGCATGACGCCCGCTCAGGATCCCGATCAAGCGCTCGGCAAGATCCTGCACCTCACGCTCGACGGCAAGCCCGCGCCGGGCAATCCGGGCGAAGGCAAGACGGGCGCCGCGAGCGTCACGCTGATCGAGCCCCCGAGGGATACGGAAGCGGCAAAGACCGCCCCCGTGGTCAGCACCTACACGTTTCCGTCGCCGAACCTCGCCCCGGCGGAAATCTGGACCAGCGGGCACCGCACGCCCTACGGTCTTGCGTTCGCGCCCGACGGCCGGCTTTGGGAAGTCGAGCACGGCCCGCGCGGCGGCGACGAGCTGAACCTCATCAAGCCCGGCAAGAACTACGGCTGGCCGCTCGTCTCATACGGCCGCAACTACAACGGCGTGCCGATCCCGAGCCCGGATTCGCGGCCGGATCTTGCGAAGCCGGTCATCTATTGGGCGCCCGTCATCGCGCCGGGCAACCTCGCTTTCTACACGGGCAACTTGTTTCCCGAGTGGCGCGGCTCGGCGCTCATCGGCGGACTGGGCAGTCAAACGCTCAACCGCGTGACGTTCGACGGAAAGGGCGGCGCCGCGCCCGCGGAGCGCTGGGACGTGGGTCATCGGATTCGCGACGTCGCCGTCGCGCCGGACGGGGCGGTATGGCTGCTCGAGGACGCCAATCCGGGCGGGATGTATCGCGTTACGCCGAAGTAG